A stretch of the Macaca thibetana thibetana isolate TM-01 chromosome X, ASM2454274v1, whole genome shotgun sequence genome encodes the following:
- the FOXP3 gene encoding forkhead box protein P3 isoform X5, translating into MPLTLCGRGVAGGPELPSLGSLSSGDHINFIYGETEAWSTARPLGTQPYSVSFTGISHPHIELQILSFFPQRPSNIFSLTEWYLCLPRVGPVIYFSSFPLFFFFFFFFFHTLHTLVLKTVVSHEPYYLIDTSHLCGEGKKSYFQMTRKGQRKKPKISKFPFKSHNQEKEKHREREKKNYENPPHPVIISVHTHRKKIWIIRRERSAASTPYSVVFLLGIKAKLFLIRDSFPQARLILFCQSTSPSLPLDKDPMPNPRPGKPSAPSLALGPSPGASPSWRAAPKASDLLGARGPGGIFQGRDLRGGAHASSSSLNPMPPSQLQLSTVDAHARTPVLQVHPLESPAMISLPPPTTATGVFSLKARPGLPPGINVASLEWVSREPALLCTFPNPGAPRKDSTLSAMPQSSYPLLANGVCKWPGCEKVFEEPEDFLKHCQADHLLDEKGRAQCLLQREMVQSLEQQLVLEKEKLSAMQAHLAGKMALTKASSVASSDKGSCCIVAAGSQGSAVPAWSGPREAPDSLFAVRRHLWGSHGNSTFPEFLHNMDYFKFHNMRPPFTYATLIRWAILEAPEKQRTLNEIYHWFTRMFAFFRNHPATWKNAIRHNLSLHKCFVRVESEKGAVWTVDELEFRKKRSQRPSRCSNPTPGP; encoded by the exons ATGCCCCTCACCCTCTGTGGGAGGGGTGTTGCAGGGGGTCCAGAACTCCCCTCGCTGGGTAGTTTGAGCAGTGGGGACCATATCAATTTCAtctatggggaaactgaggcctggagcaCGGCAAGGCCTCTGGGAACCCAGCCCTATTCTGTCTCTTTCACTGGCATTTCCCATCCACACATAGAGCTTcagattctctctttctttccccagagACCCTCAAATATCTTCTCACTCACAGAATGGTATCTCTGCCTGCCTCGGGTTGGCCCTGtgatttattttagttcttttcccttgtttttttttttttttttttttttttttcacactctACACACTcttgttttaaaaactgtggttTCTCATGAGCCCTATTATCTCATTGATACCTCTCACCTCTGTGGTGAGGGGAAGAAATCATATTTTCAGATGACTCGTAAAgggcaaagaaaaaaacccaaaatttcaaaatttccgTTTAAGTCTCATAatcaagaaaaggagaaacacagagagagagagaaaaaaaactatgAGAACCCCCCCCACCCCGTGATTATCAGCGTACACACTCATCGAAAAAAAATTTGGATTATTAGAAGAGAGAGGTCTGCGGCTTCCACACCGTACAGCGTGGTTTTTCTTCTCGGTATAAAAGCAAAGTTGTTTTTGATACGTGACAGTTTCCCACAAGCCAGGCTGATCCTTTTCTGTCAGTCCACTTCACCAAG CCTGCCCTTGGACAAGGACCCGATGCCCAACCCCAGGCCAGGCAAGCCCTCGGCCCCTTCCTTGGCCCTTGGCCCATCCCCAGGAGCCTCGCCCAGCTGGAGGGCTGCGCCCAAAGCCTCAGACCTGCTGGGGGCCCGGGGCCCTGGGGGAATCTTCCAGGGCCGAGATCTTCGAGGCGGGGCTcatgcctcctcttcctccttgaaCCCTATGCCACCATCGCAGCTGCAG CTCTCAACGGTGGATGCCCACGCCCGGACCCCTGTGCTGCAGGTGCACCCCCTGGAGAGCCCAGCCATGATCAGCCTCCCACCACCCACCACTGCCACTGGGGTCTTCTCCCTCAAGGCCCGGCCTGGCCTCCCACCTG GGATCAACGTGGCCAGCCTGGAATGGGTGTCCAGGGAGCCAGCACTGCTCTGCACCTTCCCAAATCCTGGTGCACCCAGGAAGGACAG CACCCTTTCGGCCATGCCCCAGAGCTCCTACCCACTGCTGGCAAATGGTGTCTGCAAGTGGCCCGGATGTGAGAAAGTCTTCGAAGAGCCAGAGGACTTCCTCAA GCACTGCCAAGCAGACCATCTTCTGGATGAGAAGGGCAGGGCACAATGTCTCCTCCAGAGAGAGATGGTACAGTCTCTGGAGCAGCAG CTGGTGCTGGAGAAGGAGAAGCTGAGTGCTATGCAGGCCCACCTGGCTGGGAAAATGGCACTGACCAAGGCTTCATCTGTG GCATCATCTGACAAGGGCTCCTGCTGCATTGTAGCTGCTGGCAGCCAAGGCAGTGCCGTCCCAGCCTGGTCTGGCCCCCGGGAGGCCCCTGACAGCCTGTTTGCTGTGCGGAGGCACCTGTGGGGTAGCCATGGAAACAGCACATTCCCAG AGTTCCTTCACAACATGGACTACTTCAAGTTCCACAATATGCGACCCCCTTTCACCTATGCCACGCTCATCCGCTGG GCCATCCTGGAGGCTCCAGAGAAGCAGCGGACACTCAATGAGATCTACCACTGGTTCACACGCATGTTCGCCTTCTTCAGAAACCATCCTGCCACCTGGAAG AACGCCATCCGCCACAACCTGAGCCTGCACAAGTGCTTTGTGCGGGTGGAGAGCGAGAAGGGGGCTGTGTGGACCGTGGATGAGTTGGAGTTCCGCAAGAAACGGAGCCAGAGGCCAAGCAGGTGTTCCAACCCTACACCTGGCCCCTGA
- the FOXP3 gene encoding forkhead box protein P3 isoform X2, with the protein MPLTLCGRGVAGGPELPSLGSLSSGDHINFIYGETEAWSTARPLGTQPYSVSFTGISHPHIELQILSFFPQRPSNIFSLTEWYLCLPRVGPVIYFSSFPLFFFFFFFFFHTLHTLVLKTVVSHEPYYLIDTSHLCGEGKKSYFQMTRKGQRKKPKISKFPFKSHNQEKEKHREREKKNYENPPHPVIISVHTHRKKIWIIRRERSAASTPYSVVFLLGIKAKLFLIRDSFPQARLILFCQSTSPSLPLDKDPMPNPRPGKPSAPSLALGPSPGASPSWRAAPKASDLLGARGPGGIFQGRDLRGGAHASSSSLNPMPPSQLQLSTVDAHARTPVLQVHPLESPAMISLPPPTTATGVFSLKARPGLPPGINVASLEWVSREPALLCTFPNPGAPRKDSTLSAMPQSSYPLLANGVCKWPGCEKVFEEPEDFLKHCQADHLLDEKGRAQCLLQREMVQSLEQQLVLEKEKLSAMQAHLAGKMALTKASSVASSDKGSCCIVAAGSQGSAVPAWSGPREAPDSLFAVRRHLWGSHGNSTFPEFLHNMDYFKFHNMRPPFTYATLIRWAILEAPEKQRTLNEIYHWFTRMFAFFRNHPATWKVSSSEVAVAGMASSATAARSGQAWGWAYRHIGEERDVGCWWWLLASEVDAHLLPVPGLPQNAIRHNLSLHKCFVRVESEKGAVWTVDELEFRKKRSQRPSRCSNPTPGP; encoded by the exons ATGCCCCTCACCCTCTGTGGGAGGGGTGTTGCAGGGGGTCCAGAACTCCCCTCGCTGGGTAGTTTGAGCAGTGGGGACCATATCAATTTCAtctatggggaaactgaggcctggagcaCGGCAAGGCCTCTGGGAACCCAGCCCTATTCTGTCTCTTTCACTGGCATTTCCCATCCACACATAGAGCTTcagattctctctttctttccccagagACCCTCAAATATCTTCTCACTCACAGAATGGTATCTCTGCCTGCCTCGGGTTGGCCCTGtgatttattttagttcttttcccttgtttttttttttttttttttttttttttcacactctACACACTcttgttttaaaaactgtggttTCTCATGAGCCCTATTATCTCATTGATACCTCTCACCTCTGTGGTGAGGGGAAGAAATCATATTTTCAGATGACTCGTAAAgggcaaagaaaaaaacccaaaatttcaaaatttccgTTTAAGTCTCATAatcaagaaaaggagaaacacagagagagagagaaaaaaaactatgAGAACCCCCCCCACCCCGTGATTATCAGCGTACACACTCATCGAAAAAAAATTTGGATTATTAGAAGAGAGAGGTCTGCGGCTTCCACACCGTACAGCGTGGTTTTTCTTCTCGGTATAAAAGCAAAGTTGTTTTTGATACGTGACAGTTTCCCACAAGCCAGGCTGATCCTTTTCTGTCAGTCCACTTCACCAAG CCTGCCCTTGGACAAGGACCCGATGCCCAACCCCAGGCCAGGCAAGCCCTCGGCCCCTTCCTTGGCCCTTGGCCCATCCCCAGGAGCCTCGCCCAGCTGGAGGGCTGCGCCCAAAGCCTCAGACCTGCTGGGGGCCCGGGGCCCTGGGGGAATCTTCCAGGGCCGAGATCTTCGAGGCGGGGCTcatgcctcctcttcctccttgaaCCCTATGCCACCATCGCAGCTGCAG CTCTCAACGGTGGATGCCCACGCCCGGACCCCTGTGCTGCAGGTGCACCCCCTGGAGAGCCCAGCCATGATCAGCCTCCCACCACCCACCACTGCCACTGGGGTCTTCTCCCTCAAGGCCCGGCCTGGCCTCCCACCTG GGATCAACGTGGCCAGCCTGGAATGGGTGTCCAGGGAGCCAGCACTGCTCTGCACCTTCCCAAATCCTGGTGCACCCAGGAAGGACAG CACCCTTTCGGCCATGCCCCAGAGCTCCTACCCACTGCTGGCAAATGGTGTCTGCAAGTGGCCCGGATGTGAGAAAGTCTTCGAAGAGCCAGAGGACTTCCTCAA GCACTGCCAAGCAGACCATCTTCTGGATGAGAAGGGCAGGGCACAATGTCTCCTCCAGAGAGAGATGGTACAGTCTCTGGAGCAGCAG CTGGTGCTGGAGAAGGAGAAGCTGAGTGCTATGCAGGCCCACCTGGCTGGGAAAATGGCACTGACCAAGGCTTCATCTGTG GCATCATCTGACAAGGGCTCCTGCTGCATTGTAGCTGCTGGCAGCCAAGGCAGTGCCGTCCCAGCCTGGTCTGGCCCCCGGGAGGCCCCTGACAGCCTGTTTGCTGTGCGGAGGCACCTGTGGGGTAGCCATGGAAACAGCACATTCCCAG AGTTCCTTCACAACATGGACTACTTCAAGTTCCACAATATGCGACCCCCTTTCACCTATGCCACGCTCATCCGCTGG GCCATCCTGGAGGCTCCAGAGAAGCAGCGGACACTCAATGAGATCTACCACTGGTTCACACGCATGTTCGCCTTCTTCAGAAACCATCCTGCCACCTGGAAGGTGAGCTCCTCTGAGGTGGCGGTGGCTGGGATGGCCTCAAGTGCCACCGCAGCTCGAAGTgggcaggcctggggctgggcttATAGGCACATTGGGGAGGAACGGGATGTGGGTTGCTGGTGGTGGCTGCTGGCCTCAGAGGTTGACGCCCACCTGCTCCCCGTCCCCGGCCTTCCACAGAACGCCATCCGCCACAACCTGAGCCTGCACAAGTGCTTTGTGCGGGTGGAGAGCGAGAAGGGGGCTGTGTGGACCGTGGATGAGTTGGAGTTCCGCAAGAAACGGAGCCAGAGGCCAAGCAGGTGTTCCAACCCTACACCTGGCCCCTGA
- the FOXP3 gene encoding forkhead box protein P3 isoform X4, with protein sequence MPLTLCGRGVAGGPELPSLGSLSSGDHINFIYGETEAWSTARPLGTQPYSVSFTGISHPHIELQILSFFPQRPSNIFSLTEWYLCLPRVGPVIYFSSFPLFFFFFFFFFHTLHTLVLKTVVSHEPYYLIDTSHLCGEGKKSYFQMTRKGQRKKPKISKFPFKSHNQEKEKHREREKKNYENPPHPVIISVHTHRKKIWIIRRERSAASTPYSVVFLLGIKAKLFLIRDSFPQARLILFCQSTSPSLPLDKDPMPNPRPGKPSAPSLALGPSPGASPSWRAAPKASDLLGARGPGGIFQGRDLRGGAHASSSSLNPMPPSQLQLPTLPLVMVAPSGARLGPLPHLQALLQDRPHFMHQLSTVDAHARTPVLQVHPLESPAMISLPPPTTATGVFSLKARPGLPPGINVASLEWVSREPALLCTFPNPGAPRKDSTLSAMPQSSYPLLANGVCKWPGCEKVFEEPEDFLKHCQADHLLDEKGRAQCLLQREMVQSLEQQLVLEKEKLSAMQAHLAGKMALTKASSVASSDKGSCCIVAAGSQGSAVPAWSGPREAPDSLFAVRRHLWGSHGNSTFPEFLHNMDYFKFHNMRPPFTYATLIRWAILEAPEKQRTLNEIYHWFTRMFAFFRNHPATWKNAIRHNLSLHKCFVRVESEKGAVWTVDELEFRKKRSQRPSRCSNPTPGP encoded by the exons ATGCCCCTCACCCTCTGTGGGAGGGGTGTTGCAGGGGGTCCAGAACTCCCCTCGCTGGGTAGTTTGAGCAGTGGGGACCATATCAATTTCAtctatggggaaactgaggcctggagcaCGGCAAGGCCTCTGGGAACCCAGCCCTATTCTGTCTCTTTCACTGGCATTTCCCATCCACACATAGAGCTTcagattctctctttctttccccagagACCCTCAAATATCTTCTCACTCACAGAATGGTATCTCTGCCTGCCTCGGGTTGGCCCTGtgatttattttagttcttttcccttgtttttttttttttttttttttttttttcacactctACACACTcttgttttaaaaactgtggttTCTCATGAGCCCTATTATCTCATTGATACCTCTCACCTCTGTGGTGAGGGGAAGAAATCATATTTTCAGATGACTCGTAAAgggcaaagaaaaaaacccaaaatttcaaaatttccgTTTAAGTCTCATAatcaagaaaaggagaaacacagagagagagagaaaaaaaactatgAGAACCCCCCCCACCCCGTGATTATCAGCGTACACACTCATCGAAAAAAAATTTGGATTATTAGAAGAGAGAGGTCTGCGGCTTCCACACCGTACAGCGTGGTTTTTCTTCTCGGTATAAAAGCAAAGTTGTTTTTGATACGTGACAGTTTCCCACAAGCCAGGCTGATCCTTTTCTGTCAGTCCACTTCACCAAG CCTGCCCTTGGACAAGGACCCGATGCCCAACCCCAGGCCAGGCAAGCCCTCGGCCCCTTCCTTGGCCCTTGGCCCATCCCCAGGAGCCTCGCCCAGCTGGAGGGCTGCGCCCAAAGCCTCAGACCTGCTGGGGGCCCGGGGCCCTGGGGGAATCTTCCAGGGCCGAGATCTTCGAGGCGGGGCTcatgcctcctcttcctccttgaaCCCTATGCCACCATCGCAGCTGCAG CTGCCCACACTGCCCCTAGTCATGGTGGCACCCTCCGGGGCACGGCTGGGCCCCTTGCCCCACTTACAGGCACTCCTCCAGGACAGGCCACATTTCATGCACCAG CTCTCAACGGTGGATGCCCACGCCCGGACCCCTGTGCTGCAGGTGCACCCCCTGGAGAGCCCAGCCATGATCAGCCTCCCACCACCCACCACTGCCACTGGGGTCTTCTCCCTCAAGGCCCGGCCTGGCCTCCCACCTG GGATCAACGTGGCCAGCCTGGAATGGGTGTCCAGGGAGCCAGCACTGCTCTGCACCTTCCCAAATCCTGGTGCACCCAGGAAGGACAG CACCCTTTCGGCCATGCCCCAGAGCTCCTACCCACTGCTGGCAAATGGTGTCTGCAAGTGGCCCGGATGTGAGAAAGTCTTCGAAGAGCCAGAGGACTTCCTCAA GCACTGCCAAGCAGACCATCTTCTGGATGAGAAGGGCAGGGCACAATGTCTCCTCCAGAGAGAGATGGTACAGTCTCTGGAGCAGCAG CTGGTGCTGGAGAAGGAGAAGCTGAGTGCTATGCAGGCCCACCTGGCTGGGAAAATGGCACTGACCAAGGCTTCATCTGTG GCATCATCTGACAAGGGCTCCTGCTGCATTGTAGCTGCTGGCAGCCAAGGCAGTGCCGTCCCAGCCTGGTCTGGCCCCCGGGAGGCCCCTGACAGCCTGTTTGCTGTGCGGAGGCACCTGTGGGGTAGCCATGGAAACAGCACATTCCCAG AGTTCCTTCACAACATGGACTACTTCAAGTTCCACAATATGCGACCCCCTTTCACCTATGCCACGCTCATCCGCTGG GCCATCCTGGAGGCTCCAGAGAAGCAGCGGACACTCAATGAGATCTACCACTGGTTCACACGCATGTTCGCCTTCTTCAGAAACCATCCTGCCACCTGGAAG AACGCCATCCGCCACAACCTGAGCCTGCACAAGTGCTTTGTGCGGGTGGAGAGCGAGAAGGGGGCTGTGTGGACCGTGGATGAGTTGGAGTTCCGCAAGAAACGGAGCCAGAGGCCAAGCAGGTGTTCCAACCCTACACCTGGCCCCTGA
- the FOXP3 gene encoding forkhead box protein P3 isoform X1 codes for MPLTLCGRGVAGGPELPSLGSLSSGDHINFIYGETEAWSTARPLGTQPYSVSFTGISHPHIELQILSFFPQRPSNIFSLTEWYLCLPRVGPVIYFSSFPLFFFFFFFFFHTLHTLVLKTVVSHEPYYLIDTSHLCGEGKKSYFQMTRKGQRKKPKISKFPFKSHNQEKEKHREREKKNYENPPHPVIISVHTHRKKIWIIRRERSAASTPYSVVFLLGIKAKLFLIRDSFPQARLILFCQSTSPSLPLDKDPMPNPRPGKPSAPSLALGPSPGASPSWRAAPKASDLLGARGPGGIFQGRDLRGGAHASSSSLNPMPPSQLQLPTLPLVMVAPSGARLGPLPHLQALLQDRPHFMHQLSTVDAHARTPVLQVHPLESPAMISLPPPTTATGVFSLKARPGLPPGINVASLEWVSREPALLCTFPNPGAPRKDSTLSAMPQSSYPLLANGVCKWPGCEKVFEEPEDFLKHCQADHLLDEKGRAQCLLQREMVQSLEQQVMPGQWGVGDRDSTQNLLSTMCQKPSSPGTRADIKEGRGVGTPREYRSLGKDVAEKGQAEASCLCHFTAGAGEGEAECYAGPPGWENGTDQGFICAAGSQGSAVPAWSGPREAPDSLFAVRRHLWGSHGNSTFPEFLHNMDYFKFHNMRPPFTYATLIRWAILEAPEKQRTLNEIYHWFTRMFAFFRNHPATWKNAIRHNLSLHKCFVRVESEKGAVWTVDELEFRKKRSQRPSRCSNPTPGP; via the exons ATGCCCCTCACCCTCTGTGGGAGGGGTGTTGCAGGGGGTCCAGAACTCCCCTCGCTGGGTAGTTTGAGCAGTGGGGACCATATCAATTTCAtctatggggaaactgaggcctggagcaCGGCAAGGCCTCTGGGAACCCAGCCCTATTCTGTCTCTTTCACTGGCATTTCCCATCCACACATAGAGCTTcagattctctctttctttccccagagACCCTCAAATATCTTCTCACTCACAGAATGGTATCTCTGCCTGCCTCGGGTTGGCCCTGtgatttattttagttcttttcccttgtttttttttttttttttttttttttttcacactctACACACTcttgttttaaaaactgtggttTCTCATGAGCCCTATTATCTCATTGATACCTCTCACCTCTGTGGTGAGGGGAAGAAATCATATTTTCAGATGACTCGTAAAgggcaaagaaaaaaacccaaaatttcaaaatttccgTTTAAGTCTCATAatcaagaaaaggagaaacacagagagagagagaaaaaaaactatgAGAACCCCCCCCACCCCGTGATTATCAGCGTACACACTCATCGAAAAAAAATTTGGATTATTAGAAGAGAGAGGTCTGCGGCTTCCACACCGTACAGCGTGGTTTTTCTTCTCGGTATAAAAGCAAAGTTGTTTTTGATACGTGACAGTTTCCCACAAGCCAGGCTGATCCTTTTCTGTCAGTCCACTTCACCAAG CCTGCCCTTGGACAAGGACCCGATGCCCAACCCCAGGCCAGGCAAGCCCTCGGCCCCTTCCTTGGCCCTTGGCCCATCCCCAGGAGCCTCGCCCAGCTGGAGGGCTGCGCCCAAAGCCTCAGACCTGCTGGGGGCCCGGGGCCCTGGGGGAATCTTCCAGGGCCGAGATCTTCGAGGCGGGGCTcatgcctcctcttcctccttgaaCCCTATGCCACCATCGCAGCTGCAG CTGCCCACACTGCCCCTAGTCATGGTGGCACCCTCCGGGGCACGGCTGGGCCCCTTGCCCCACTTACAGGCACTCCTCCAGGACAGGCCACATTTCATGCACCAG CTCTCAACGGTGGATGCCCACGCCCGGACCCCTGTGCTGCAGGTGCACCCCCTGGAGAGCCCAGCCATGATCAGCCTCCCACCACCCACCACTGCCACTGGGGTCTTCTCCCTCAAGGCCCGGCCTGGCCTCCCACCTG GGATCAACGTGGCCAGCCTGGAATGGGTGTCCAGGGAGCCAGCACTGCTCTGCACCTTCCCAAATCCTGGTGCACCCAGGAAGGACAG CACCCTTTCGGCCATGCCCCAGAGCTCCTACCCACTGCTGGCAAATGGTGTCTGCAAGTGGCCCGGATGTGAGAAAGTCTTCGAAGAGCCAGAGGACTTCCTCAA GCACTGCCAAGCAGACCATCTTCTGGATGAGAAGGGCAGGGCACAATGTCTCCTCCAGAGAGAGATGGTACAGTCTCTGGAGCAGCAGGTAATGCCAGGGCAGTGGGGGGTAGGGGACAGGGATAGTACACAAAACCTTCTGTCCACCATGTGCCAGAAACCAAGTTCACCTGGGACGAGGGCTGatataaaggaaggaagaggagtggGCACTCCCAGGGAATACCGTAGCCTGGGCAAAGATGTGGCAGAGAAGGGCCAGGCTGAGGCCTCATGTTTGTGCCATTTCACAGCTGGTGCTGGAGAAGGAGAAGCTGAGTGCTATGCAGGCCCACCTGGCTGGGAAAATGGCACTGACCAAGGCTTCATCTGTG CTGCTGGCAGCCAAGGCAGTGCCGTCCCAGCCTGGTCTGGCCCCCGGGAGGCCCCTGACAGCCTGTTTGCTGTGCGGAGGCACCTGTGGGGTAGCCATGGAAACAGCACATTCCCAG AGTTCCTTCACAACATGGACTACTTCAAGTTCCACAATATGCGACCCCCTTTCACCTATGCCACGCTCATCCGCTGG GCCATCCTGGAGGCTCCAGAGAAGCAGCGGACACTCAATGAGATCTACCACTGGTTCACACGCATGTTCGCCTTCTTCAGAAACCATCCTGCCACCTGGAAG AACGCCATCCGCCACAACCTGAGCCTGCACAAGTGCTTTGTGCGGGTGGAGAGCGAGAAGGGGGCTGTGTGGACCGTGGATGAGTTGGAGTTCCGCAAGAAACGGAGCCAGAGGCCAAGCAGGTGTTCCAACCCTACACCTGGCCCCTGA
- the FOXP3 gene encoding forkhead box protein P3 isoform X3: protein MPLTLCGRGVAGGPELPSLGSLSSGDHINFIYGETEAWSTARPLGTQPYSVSFTGISHPHIELQILSFFPQRPSNIFSLTEWYLCLPRVGPVIYFSSFPLFFFFFFFFFHTLHTLVLKTVVSHEPYYLIDTSHLCGEGKKSYFQMTRKGQRKKPKISKFPFKSHNQEKEKHREREKKNYENPPHPVIISVHTHRKKIWIIRRERSAASTPYSVVFLLGIKAKLFLIRDSFPQARLILFCQSTSPSLPLDKDPMPNPRPGKPSAPSLALGPSPGASPSWRAAPKASDLLGARGPGGIFQGRDLRGGAHASSSSLNPMPPSQLQLPTLPLVMVAPSGARLGPLPHLQALLQDRPHFMHQLSTVDAHARTPVLQVHPLESPAMISLPPPTTATGVFSLKARPGLPPGINVASLEWVSREPALLCTFPNPGAPRKDRSVDRAGKDPHPPIPSPDTLYPPSTLSAMPQSSYPLLANGVCKWPGCEKVFEEPEDFLKHCQADHLLDEKGRAQCLLQREMVQSLEQQLVLEKEKLSAMQAHLAGKMALTKASSVASSDKGSCCIVAAGSQGSAVPAWSGPREAPDSLFAVRRHLWGSHGNSTFPEFLHNMDYFKFHNMRPPFTYATLIRWAILEAPEKQRTLNEIYHWFTRMFAFFRNHPATWKNAIRHNLSLHKCFVRVESEKGAVWTVDELEFRKKRSQRPSRCSNPTPGP, encoded by the exons ATGCCCCTCACCCTCTGTGGGAGGGGTGTTGCAGGGGGTCCAGAACTCCCCTCGCTGGGTAGTTTGAGCAGTGGGGACCATATCAATTTCAtctatggggaaactgaggcctggagcaCGGCAAGGCCTCTGGGAACCCAGCCCTATTCTGTCTCTTTCACTGGCATTTCCCATCCACACATAGAGCTTcagattctctctttctttccccagagACCCTCAAATATCTTCTCACTCACAGAATGGTATCTCTGCCTGCCTCGGGTTGGCCCTGtgatttattttagttcttttcccttgtttttttttttttttttttttttttttcacactctACACACTcttgttttaaaaactgtggttTCTCATGAGCCCTATTATCTCATTGATACCTCTCACCTCTGTGGTGAGGGGAAGAAATCATATTTTCAGATGACTCGTAAAgggcaaagaaaaaaacccaaaatttcaaaatttccgTTTAAGTCTCATAatcaagaaaaggagaaacacagagagagagagaaaaaaaactatgAGAACCCCCCCCACCCCGTGATTATCAGCGTACACACTCATCGAAAAAAAATTTGGATTATTAGAAGAGAGAGGTCTGCGGCTTCCACACCGTACAGCGTGGTTTTTCTTCTCGGTATAAAAGCAAAGTTGTTTTTGATACGTGACAGTTTCCCACAAGCCAGGCTGATCCTTTTCTGTCAGTCCACTTCACCAAG CCTGCCCTTGGACAAGGACCCGATGCCCAACCCCAGGCCAGGCAAGCCCTCGGCCCCTTCCTTGGCCCTTGGCCCATCCCCAGGAGCCTCGCCCAGCTGGAGGGCTGCGCCCAAAGCCTCAGACCTGCTGGGGGCCCGGGGCCCTGGGGGAATCTTCCAGGGCCGAGATCTTCGAGGCGGGGCTcatgcctcctcttcctccttgaaCCCTATGCCACCATCGCAGCTGCAG CTGCCCACACTGCCCCTAGTCATGGTGGCACCCTCCGGGGCACGGCTGGGCCCCTTGCCCCACTTACAGGCACTCCTCCAGGACAGGCCACATTTCATGCACCAG CTCTCAACGGTGGATGCCCACGCCCGGACCCCTGTGCTGCAGGTGCACCCCCTGGAGAGCCCAGCCATGATCAGCCTCCCACCACCCACCACTGCCACTGGGGTCTTCTCCCTCAAGGCCCGGCCTGGCCTCCCACCTG GGATCAACGTGGCCAGCCTGGAATGGGTGTCCAGGGAGCCAGCACTGCTCTGCACCTTCCCAAATCCTGGTGCACCCAGGAAGGACAGGTCAGTGGACAGGGCTGGGAAGGATCCTCACCCTCCTATCCCCTCCCCTGACACCCTCTATCCCCCCAGCACCCTTTCGGCCATGCCCCAGAGCTCCTACCCACTGCTGGCAAATGGTGTCTGCAAGTGGCCCGGATGTGAGAAAGTCTTCGAAGAGCCAGAGGACTTCCTCAA GCACTGCCAAGCAGACCATCTTCTGGATGAGAAGGGCAGGGCACAATGTCTCCTCCAGAGAGAGATGGTACAGTCTCTGGAGCAGCAG CTGGTGCTGGAGAAGGAGAAGCTGAGTGCTATGCAGGCCCACCTGGCTGGGAAAATGGCACTGACCAAGGCTTCATCTGTG GCATCATCTGACAAGGGCTCCTGCTGCATTGTAGCTGCTGGCAGCCAAGGCAGTGCCGTCCCAGCCTGGTCTGGCCCCCGGGAGGCCCCTGACAGCCTGTTTGCTGTGCGGAGGCACCTGTGGGGTAGCCATGGAAACAGCACATTCCCAG AGTTCCTTCACAACATGGACTACTTCAAGTTCCACAATATGCGACCCCCTTTCACCTATGCCACGCTCATCCGCTGG GCCATCCTGGAGGCTCCAGAGAAGCAGCGGACACTCAATGAGATCTACCACTGGTTCACACGCATGTTCGCCTTCTTCAGAAACCATCCTGCCACCTGGAAG AACGCCATCCGCCACAACCTGAGCCTGCACAAGTGCTTTGTGCGGGTGGAGAGCGAGAAGGGGGCTGTGTGGACCGTGGATGAGTTGGAGTTCCGCAAGAAACGGAGCCAGAGGCCAAGCAGGTGTTCCAACCCTACACCTGGCCCCTGA